In a single window of the Paenibacillus sp. MMS20-IR301 genome:
- a CDS encoding stage V sporulation protein AA gives MSNRHSAPAIYIQLKNRVTVPRGRDVLLRDVAHLITEPEWREPLYSLLLLQPKSSDGNLILIDLLTVIPRIHELLPGADIQPIGEGRTIVQIEGPAEARKPSMALFVLVWLLLFFGSALTIMNFHADVSMLEVQIRIVEMLTGRRDEHPYMFQIAYSLGIGFGMVIFFNHLFKKKWNEEPTPLEVEMFLYQKNIDHYVVNEEYSKMKTRRDDQTGPEEEGS, from the coding sequence ATGAGTAACAGGCACTCGGCTCCCGCGATTTACATACAGCTAAAAAACCGGGTGACGGTGCCAAGAGGCAGGGATGTGCTGCTGCGGGATGTAGCCCATCTGATTACTGAGCCGGAGTGGCGGGAGCCGCTGTATTCGCTCTTGCTGCTGCAGCCCAAGAGCAGTGACGGCAATCTGATCCTGATTGATCTCTTGACCGTCATTCCGCGGATCCATGAGCTGCTGCCCGGTGCGGATATTCAGCCGATTGGCGAGGGAAGAACCATTGTCCAAATCGAAGGCCCGGCCGAAGCGCGTAAGCCGTCAATGGCTTTATTCGTTCTGGTGTGGCTGCTGCTGTTCTTCGGCTCGGCGCTGACCATTATGAATTTCCATGCCGATGTAAGCATGCTGGAGGTGCAGATCCGGATTGTAGAGATGCTCACCGGCCGCCGGGATGAACATCCGTATATGTTTCAGATTGCCTATTCGCTGGGAATCGGGTTTGGGATGGTGATTTTTTTCAATCATTTGTTCAAAAAGAAATGGAACGAGGAGCCAACCCCACTGGAGGTGGAGATGTTCCTGTATCAGAAGAATATCGACCACTATGTAGTCAATGAGGAGTACAGCAAAATGAAGACCCGCAGGGATGACCAGACCGGTCCGGAGGAGGAAGGATCATGA
- a CDS encoding stage V sporulation protein AB, protein MTAQISLGLNLLLGIAGGIAVGGGVIALYIVLDMVPRLAQLTSSYDKVHWYEGAMIGGSLVGTISDFWNLTIKAGPLAELGVGLFDGVFIGMLAAALTEVLNVLPILAKRLHMTHLLFGLLMAMVCGKVAGSLFDWFVYRQ, encoded by the coding sequence ATGACGGCGCAAATCTCGCTTGGACTGAATCTGCTGCTTGGCATTGCCGGAGGTATTGCTGTCGGCGGAGGGGTGATTGCGCTGTATATTGTCCTCGACATGGTCCCGAGGCTGGCGCAGCTCACCTCTTCCTACGACAAAGTGCACTGGTATGAAGGTGCGATGATCGGCGGTTCACTGGTGGGTACAATAAGTGATTTCTGGAACTTGACAATAAAGGCGGGGCCGCTGGCTGAGCTTGGGGTCGGGCTGTTCGACGGCGTGTTTATCGGCATGCTGGCTGCTGCCCTTACGGAGGTGCTGAATGTGTTGCCGATTCTCGCGAAACGGCTGCATATGACCCATCTGCTGTTCGGGCTGTTAATGGCCATGGTCTGCGGCAAGGTGGCGGGCTCGTTGTTTGACTGGTTTGTATACCGACAGTAG